A single region of the Malus sylvestris chromosome 8, drMalSylv7.2, whole genome shotgun sequence genome encodes:
- the LOC126633219 gene encoding cytochrome c oxidase subunit 6b-1-like: MAETQADKIQTLAEQYALEKDVGAKPVEVKEVVSEKPEEAPAAAAAAEESSEVTPAVEVSSEASPTAATEEGTETNPTSEAAAEESSDSTENSGDQEVVEETPEIKIETAPADFRFPTTNQTRHCFTRYIEYHRCIAAKGEDAPECDKFAKFYRSLCPGEWVERWNEQRENGTFPGPL, encoded by the exons ATGGCGGAGACGCAAGCCGACAAAATCCAAACCCTAGCTGAG CAATACGCATTGGAGAAAGATGTGGGTGCCAAGCCTGTCGAAGTAAAAGAAGTTGTTTCTGAGAAACCTGAGGAAGcacctgctgctgctgctgcagcaGAAGAAAGCTCTGAAGTTACACCAGCTGTTGAAGTAAGCAGTGAAGCCAGTCCTACTGCTGCTACTGAAGAAGGCACTGAAACCAATCCTACCTCTGAAGCTGCTGCTGAAGAAAGCAGTGATAGTACTGAAAACTCAGGTGACCAAGAAGTAGTTGAAGAGACACCTGAAATTAAG ATTGAGACGGCACCAGCAGATTTCCGTTTCCCAACTACTAACCAGACAAGGCATTGTTTTACCCGATATATCGAGTATCATCG GTGCATAGCTGCAAAGGGGGAAGATGCTCCGGAGTGTGACAAATTTGCAAAGTTTTACCGCTCTCTTTGCCCTGGTGAATGG